A genome region from Sphingorhabdus sp. SMR4y includes the following:
- a CDS encoding sensor histidine kinase: protein MGTQPTERNTAQNDSESPTHGSDVVDFLRRHIVILLNVVLAAARILFSVVLLDSIVNRDDFRWTTIDWLALLPLAWALLAIALALTGRFRWKTGGRIMVVADMLVSAVVIVIFPAYTLSALALAVLSMTFMILRRAGRFSLLLSGLPLAAMLVRPLGILNLSGMVWPVSYASLGGAGEIVAFLLSLFCALFSILIIIHIRMVERPLRFQQPWEEEFAVGVGKHNIATVIDCIQMIYPDSRLVCILDSPNRREGKAVITSSNIPRSDVASLQSQLTDYMSHGTRPTILELDDDIQTEIGSGRRSPIPASLEKMTRGLTGLGFNNGILVDFKLGSNRGRLFFSTGTPIEESLRNDMIMLTRQLDRFFYNATNWDKRRQEMMGLARDQARRDLHDGILQSLAALKMRLVTIISAPGFSSRPDIDALRKTIDMVTVEQTRLRALLHNDEADNDSVDLVEMIEVCLKTLSIQWGISVTLASQEPALPVDHESAKNIEYLVREIIANAIRHAGAKQLTFAMALSKGVLIMTLKDDLSASNLQTDSVHAAREILTSRSLSQRLELVDGHAYSEGLEDSTLLSISIPMDFTEND, encoded by the coding sequence ATGGGAACACAGCCAACGGAACGTAACACCGCTCAAAACGACTCCGAGTCGCCGACCCATGGATCAGATGTTGTCGATTTCCTGCGCCGACACATTGTGATCCTCCTGAATGTCGTTCTGGCTGCGGCCAGGATTCTGTTTTCGGTCGTATTGCTGGATTCCATCGTGAACCGAGACGATTTCCGATGGACGACAATAGACTGGCTGGCTCTGCTTCCGCTCGCTTGGGCTCTATTGGCTATCGCGCTGGCGCTGACCGGGCGATTCCGCTGGAAAACGGGCGGACGGATAATGGTTGTTGCCGACATGTTGGTCAGCGCAGTCGTGATTGTTATTTTTCCCGCTTACACATTATCCGCGCTCGCATTGGCGGTCCTTTCAATGACATTCATGATTTTAAGGCGCGCGGGCCGTTTTAGCTTATTGCTCTCGGGCCTCCCGTTGGCTGCAATGCTTGTTCGTCCGCTGGGGATCCTGAATTTGTCCGGCATGGTGTGGCCAGTGAGTTATGCGAGCCTTGGCGGCGCTGGAGAAATTGTCGCGTTTCTGCTTTCGCTATTTTGTGCCCTGTTTTCTATCTTGATCATCATTCATATCCGAATGGTTGAACGGCCGCTGAGATTTCAGCAACCTTGGGAAGAAGAGTTTGCAGTGGGCGTCGGCAAACATAATATCGCAACAGTCATTGATTGTATCCAGATGATTTATCCGGATAGCCGGCTCGTTTGCATCCTGGACAGTCCCAACAGACGGGAAGGAAAAGCAGTCATAACGAGTTCCAACATTCCACGATCAGACGTTGCATCGCTGCAATCCCAATTGACGGATTATATGTCTCACGGCACTCGGCCTACCATTCTGGAACTGGACGATGACATTCAAACTGAAATTGGAAGTGGCCGCAGATCTCCGATCCCTGCGTCTTTAGAAAAAATGACTCGTGGGCTGACCGGACTGGGTTTCAACAACGGGATCCTCGTTGATTTCAAACTCGGCAGCAATCGCGGACGTCTATTTTTTTCGACGGGCACACCGATCGAAGAGTCTCTGAGAAATGACATGATAATGCTGACCCGGCAGCTGGACCGATTTTTCTACAATGCGACAAATTGGGATAAAAGGCGTCAAGAAATGATGGGCTTGGCGCGCGATCAGGCGCGTCGGGATCTGCATGATGGTATATTGCAGTCTCTCGCAGCATTAAAAATGCGGCTGGTTACAATCATATCAGCCCCCGGATTCTCTTCTCGTCCCGATATCGACGCCTTGCGCAAGACCATTGATATGGTCACCGTGGAGCAGACCAGATTGAGGGCGCTGCTGCACAATGATGAAGCAGACAATGATTCAGTAGATCTCGTTGAAATGATAGAAGTCTGCCTGAAGACTCTCAGTATCCAGTGGGGAATATCGGTAACATTGGCGTCGCAAGAACCAGCACTTCCGGTGGATCACGAATCTGCCAAGAATATAGAATATCTGGTGCGCGAGATCATTGCCAACGCTATTCGCCATGCAGGGGCAAAGCAGCTGACATTCGCAATGGCATTAAGCAAAGGGGTTTTAATAATGACTTTGAAAGACGATCTAAGCGCTTCGAACTTGCAGACTGATAGCGTTCATGCGGCCCGGGAGATATTAACCTCGCGTTCCCTTTCGCAGCGACTGGAACTGGTCGACGGTCACGCCTATTCGGAAGGTCTGGAAGACAGTACCTTGCTCTCGATTAGTATTCCTATGGATTTTACTGAAAATGATTAA
- a CDS encoding response regulator translates to MIKLLLVDDHPIFLDGLKQFVESHDGFEVLCAKSAEEAAVLMDNNQFDLLLLDITIIGGGGMDILRSLNEAGSTVPVIFLTVHITPQDTVEALKLDVRGIILKESAPSEIMDCITMVLNGGTYFDRGVTERALQHSVDTPSHRKEALDSLTAREREIVSLVSRGLKNREIAVECGLTEGTVKTHLHNIFGKMAVKSRTQLLIALGKVSDDDFI, encoded by the coding sequence ATGATTAAACTCCTACTTGTAGACGATCACCCCATTTTCCTCGACGGGCTAAAGCAATTTGTCGAATCCCACGACGGGTTCGAAGTTTTATGCGCCAAATCCGCTGAAGAAGCTGCGGTGCTAATGGACAATAACCAGTTCGACCTGCTGCTCCTGGACATTACCATCATTGGCGGAGGCGGGATGGATATCTTGCGTTCGCTGAATGAAGCCGGATCCACTGTCCCGGTAATCTTTCTGACGGTGCACATTACACCGCAGGATACTGTCGAGGCTTTGAAGCTCGACGTGCGAGGCATCATATTGAAGGAAAGCGCGCCGTCCGAGATTATGGACTGTATTACAATGGTCCTGAACGGCGGTACATATTTCGACAGGGGTGTAACCGAACGAGCATTGCAGCATTCCGTCGACACCCCATCCCATCGGAAGGAGGCCCTGGACAGTTTGACCGCTCGCGAGCGAGAAATCGTTTCGCTTGTTTCCAGAGGTTTAAAGAACCGGGAAATAGCGGTAGAATGCGGATTGACCGAAGGTACGGTCAAAACCCACCTACACAATATCTTTGGTAAAATGGCGGTAAAATCGAGGACCCAATTGCTGATCGCTCTTGGCAAGGTTTCCGATGATGATTTTATCTAG
- a CDS encoding prepilin peptidase — protein sequence MTSDWLLIVLTMLLVSAAVQDMATMRISNLFPVAVIALFGVWIVVHGFPDNGWENGVHFAIALVVGMGLFALGWFGGGDAKLYASCALWFDLAASPVLLLCISMAGLILLLAMLFTRRFRRKRVRAGPFQETDARKSMQMPYGVAIAAGTIFMIYWVGVNPATFVFDPTAVSVPLN from the coding sequence ATGACATCAGATTGGCTTTTGATCGTCCTGACCATGCTACTCGTTTCCGCTGCCGTTCAGGACATGGCGACGATGCGAATTTCAAACCTGTTTCCGGTTGCGGTCATCGCGTTGTTCGGTGTGTGGATTGTTGTTCACGGTTTCCCGGATAACGGATGGGAAAACGGAGTGCATTTTGCCATCGCTCTGGTTGTTGGAATGGGTTTGTTTGCGTTGGGGTGGTTTGGTGGCGGTGATGCAAAATTATACGCCAGCTGCGCTTTGTGGTTCGACCTTGCGGCTAGTCCGGTTCTGTTATTGTGTATCTCCATGGCAGGTTTGATCTTGTTGCTGGCCATGCTGTTCACACGCCGGTTTCGCAGAAAACGGGTCCGCGCAGGCCCGTTTCAAGAAACAGATGCCCGTAAATCGATGCAAATGCCTTATGGTGTCGCGATCGCGGCCGGCACTATTTTCATGATTTACTGGGTCGGCGTAAATCCAGCCACGTTTGTTTTTGATCCGACCGCCGTATCCGTTCCCTTGAATTAG
- a CDS encoding tetratricopeptide repeat protein, with protein MRGLISYFVLGLVMLIPGSLRATVLAERDQSGRGAIIEAAIDGGRLIQASEMLHQMRKHSLDSERAELKILEAELAIAKKDDRHAIKLFARYLQSPEYLCRAKEGSGIAIARSGDWDIAIGLLADVTIKCPDRWKAWNMMGIALAHFGKYQASRYAFDKALSLSDTSPVVLNNLGYSLLARQNYVEAVGIFEMAVIQQPENKRFQNNLDIARAAMGEAPRRATKESQSRWVERLTNSGYAALLAGHKQAGTALLSNAVIGSSSMASKAAANLSWTATHGTKP; from the coding sequence ATGCGCGGCCTGATCTCATATTTTGTGCTGGGGTTGGTCATGTTGATCCCCGGCTCACTTCGGGCCACCGTTCTTGCAGAGCGTGACCAATCGGGTCGAGGCGCGATAATCGAAGCAGCGATTGACGGCGGGCGTCTGATACAAGCCTCGGAGATGCTCCATCAGATGAGGAAGCATTCGCTGGATTCCGAACGTGCCGAACTGAAGATTCTGGAAGCGGAGCTGGCTATAGCCAAAAAAGACGATAGGCATGCGATCAAATTATTTGCCAGATATCTGCAAAGCCCCGAATATCTGTGCCGGGCCAAGGAAGGAAGCGGAATTGCGATTGCCCGGTCAGGTGACTGGGATATCGCGATAGGTCTTCTCGCGGATGTGACGATAAAATGTCCGGACCGGTGGAAGGCATGGAACATGATGGGGATAGCTCTGGCGCATTTCGGCAAATATCAGGCCAGCAGATATGCGTTCGACAAAGCGCTTTCTTTGTCTGACACTTCTCCTGTCGTGCTCAACAATCTCGGCTATTCTCTGCTCGCCAGGCAAAATTACGTGGAAGCAGTGGGTATTTTTGAAATGGCGGTCATCCAGCAGCCTGAAAATAAGAGATTCCAGAATAATCTGGATATCGCACGGGCTGCCATGGGAGAAGCACCAAGGAGAGCCACGAAAGAGTCCCAGTCGCGCTGGGTCGAACGATTGACCAACAGTGGTTATGCTGCGTTGCTGGCCGGGCACAAGCAAGCCGGCACCGCCCTGCTGTCCAATGCGGTAATTGGTTCCAGTTCCATGGCATCAAAGGCGGCTGCCAATTTGAGCTGGACAGCAACCCACGGGACTAAGCCATGA
- a CDS encoding type II secretion system F family protein has translation MFSDLALSGTIRIAVLVGVFALVSVAVVLIYSILSKRAAVQSRLDEMQHGVVSGSGADTLRADALNSGWTRLADAIEKRGVSLVDTRSESLRSKLIAAGYRSPAAPRIFTLTRLTLTLGLPMIFVLLTLSSGTPPSLLKLYLVGLVLALVGLFLPNLWVRAQADRREQKIVNGFPDSLDLMLVCVEAGLGLEAAFDRVGREMAISCPLVSEILCLAVLELRAGKSREETLRMMGERNQIDDIRSFTTLLIQSDSLGSSIGTTLRIYATEMREKRRMRAEEKAHRLPVLLSVPLVACMLPVMIGVLMLPAAIRVIREIAPALAG, from the coding sequence ATGTTTTCTGATCTCGCCCTTTCCGGCACCATACGCATCGCCGTTCTGGTTGGTGTGTTCGCCCTGGTCTCCGTGGCGGTCGTCCTGATATATTCCATCCTGTCAAAGCGTGCCGCGGTTCAGTCGCGCCTGGACGAGATGCAACATGGTGTCGTCAGCGGTTCGGGAGCGGACACATTGCGGGCGGACGCGTTGAACAGCGGTTGGACGCGTCTGGCGGATGCCATCGAGAAGCGCGGCGTTTCACTGGTTGATACCCGCAGCGAGTCTCTGCGGTCAAAACTGATTGCGGCCGGTTATCGATCGCCGGCTGCTCCCCGGATTTTTACGTTGACGCGACTGACATTGACACTCGGTTTGCCAATGATTTTTGTATTGCTGACCTTGTCCTCTGGCACCCCGCCGTCTTTATTGAAGCTTTATCTGGTGGGTTTGGTGCTTGCTCTGGTTGGTCTTTTTCTCCCGAATCTGTGGGTTCGGGCACAGGCAGACCGGCGCGAGCAGAAAATTGTCAACGGATTTCCTGACAGTCTAGACCTGATGCTGGTGTGTGTAGAGGCCGGCCTGGGGCTGGAAGCGGCATTTGACCGTGTTGGGCGCGAAATGGCGATATCCTGTCCGCTTGTTTCGGAAATTCTGTGTCTCGCCGTGCTGGAACTGAGGGCCGGCAAGAGCCGCGAAGAGACCTTGCGGATGATGGGCGAGCGTAATCAGATCGACGATATCCGCTCGTTTACGACATTGCTTATCCAGTCCGACAGCCTGGGTTCGAGTATCGGAACGACCTTGCGGATCTATGCTACGGAAATGCGTGAAAAACGTAGAATGCGGGCGGAAGAAAAAGCGCACCGGCTGCCAGTTTTGCTGTCTGTTCCACTTGTTGCCTGCATGTTGCCGGTGATGATTGGCGTATTGATGCTCCCGGCTGCGATCCGGGTCATTCGCGAAATTGCACCAGCGCTAGCGGGGTAA
- a CDS encoding type II secretion system F family protein has product MTPSIIRLFVLILIFASVFLAAEATISWMRSRSGSRRAVNKRLKMMESGLDREVVLSQLRRSTESNFDFLPLGLGNLARRFERILQSSGINMPVRNIVFFMLAGTGLIFAITLFGAAVAGYSISAGITQLAIVFSAVMGIGVPLVVFTRLSDRRRTKMQQQFPVALDVFVRGLRAGHPISAALSLLTTEMQDPIGSEFGIVVDEVNYGADLRDSLQSMADRWDMDDMQMFVVSLSVQSETGGNLAEILENLSGVIRERASMMMKVRALSSEGRMTALILTALPILSFAGLFLVKPSFYLDIATDPAFIIGFSGLVLLYFIGFFTIRRMIDLKV; this is encoded by the coding sequence ATGACCCCTTCCATCATCCGATTATTCGTCCTGATCCTGATTTTTGCTTCGGTCTTCCTCGCTGCCGAAGCCACGATCAGCTGGATGCGTTCGCGCAGCGGGAGCAGGCGTGCAGTCAACAAGCGGTTGAAGATGATGGAAAGCGGCTTGGACCGCGAAGTGGTTCTATCGCAATTGCGCCGATCAACCGAAAGCAATTTTGACTTTCTACCCCTCGGGCTCGGCAATCTGGCCCGTCGTTTCGAACGCATATTGCAGTCCAGCGGCATCAACATGCCGGTGCGGAATATAGTCTTTTTCATGCTGGCCGGAACCGGGCTGATCTTCGCCATAACATTGTTTGGCGCAGCGGTAGCAGGCTATAGTATATCTGCAGGTATTACCCAGTTGGCCATAGTCTTCTCGGCAGTGATGGGGATCGGTGTTCCCCTCGTCGTCTTCACTCGCCTCAGCGACAGGCGGCGAACCAAGATGCAGCAGCAATTTCCGGTAGCTCTTGATGTTTTTGTTCGAGGGTTGCGCGCGGGACATCCGATTTCTGCTGCCCTGAGTCTTCTTACCACCGAGATGCAGGATCCGATCGGCAGCGAATTCGGCATCGTTGTCGATGAAGTCAATTACGGTGCAGATTTGCGAGACTCGCTGCAGAGTATGGCCGACCGGTGGGACATGGACGATATGCAGATGTTTGTCGTTTCTCTGTCTGTCCAAAGCGAAACCGGCGGAAATCTGGCAGAAATCCTGGAGAACCTCTCGGGTGTCATTCGTGAGCGCGCGAGCATGATGATGAAGGTCCGGGCGCTGAGCTCGGAAGGGCGCATGACCGCGTTGATCCTGACAGCATTGCCGATACTGTCGTTCGCAGGACTGTTTCTCGTCAAACCGAGCTTCTATCTGGATATAGCGACAGACCCCGCGTTCATCATCGGATTTTCCGGCCTCGTCCTTCTGTATTTCATTGGTTTCTTTACCATCCGTCGAATGATCGATTTGAAAGTCTGA
- a CDS encoding CpaF family protein — MSGDKSAAAENLDLKVELHRRLIDLINLSALETMSRDQIEVEIGEIVHEQLALQRHALNKHERKRLVSDILDELLGLGPLEPLLQDPAITDILVNGHDIVFVERNGLLTRTEVRFKDEKHLLRIIQKIVSAVGRRVDESAPFVDARLADGSRVNAVVPPLAVDGSLLSIRKFAKIPISMQRLAELGSVPAEIGQVLEAIVQARRNVLISGGTGSGKTTLLNAMSSFIDEQERIVTIEDSAELQLQQTHVARLETRPPNIEGRGEVSQRDLVKNALRMRPDRIIVGEVRAGEAFDMLQAMNTGHDGSMTTVHANTARDALSRVEQMIGMSGIEISPRSARGQIASAINVVIQIGRLADGRRRLLSLSELTGMEGDVITMQEIFRFRMKGRDENGTVLGHFEATGIRPKFMKELADRGLTLPSELFRPENRLE, encoded by the coding sequence ATGTCCGGCGACAAATCGGCAGCGGCTGAAAATCTCGATCTGAAGGTCGAATTGCATCGGCGGCTGATCGATTTGATCAATCTTTCGGCACTGGAAACGATGTCCCGAGACCAGATTGAGGTGGAAATCGGAGAAATTGTTCACGAACAGCTTGCGCTCCAGCGTCATGCACTGAACAAGCACGAGCGCAAGCGTCTCGTATCTGACATTCTGGACGAACTGCTGGGATTGGGGCCGCTCGAACCCCTGCTGCAGGATCCCGCCATTACCGATATTCTGGTCAACGGCCATGACATTGTTTTCGTTGAGCGGAACGGATTGCTGACCCGGACAGAGGTGCGGTTCAAAGACGAGAAACATCTGCTGCGAATCATCCAGAAAATCGTGTCTGCCGTAGGCCGGCGGGTTGATGAATCCGCGCCTTTCGTCGATGCCCGACTGGCAGACGGCTCGCGGGTAAATGCTGTCGTACCACCTCTCGCGGTCGATGGTTCGCTGCTTTCGATACGAAAATTTGCCAAAATTCCGATCAGTATGCAGCGGCTGGCAGAGTTGGGAAGCGTTCCGGCCGAGATTGGTCAGGTACTGGAGGCCATTGTTCAGGCGCGGCGCAATGTGCTGATCTCCGGCGGCACAGGTTCTGGTAAAACCACTTTGCTCAACGCGATGTCATCCTTCATCGATGAACAGGAACGCATCGTGACAATCGAGGACTCGGCAGAACTGCAATTGCAGCAAACTCACGTAGCGCGGCTGGAAACCCGGCCACCCAATATCGAAGGTCGCGGCGAGGTTTCGCAACGTGATCTCGTAAAAAATGCGCTCCGGATGCGACCGGACCGGATCATTGTCGGCGAAGTTCGCGCCGGTGAAGCCTTTGACATGTTGCAGGCGATGAACACCGGTCATGACGGTTCGATGACCACGGTTCACGCCAATACCGCCCGGGATGCTCTTTCCAGAGTTGAACAGATGATCGGGATGAGCGGAATTGAAATCTCGCCACGGTCTGCGCGCGGACAAATAGCATCTGCGATCAACGTTGTTATCCAGATTGGCCGGCTGGCTGATGGCCGACGGCGACTGTTAAGCTTGTCGGAGCTTACGGGCATGGAAGGTGATGTCATCACCATGCAGGAGATTTTCCGCTTCCGGATGAAGGGGAGAGACGAAAATGGGACAGTTTTGGGCCATTTTGAAGCCACCGGCATACGGCCCAAATTCATGAAAGAACTGGCCGATCGCGGCCTGACCCTTCCCTCGGAACTATTCCGGCCAGAGAACAGGCTCGAGTAA
- a CDS encoding CpaE family protein encodes MSLDNNHIHLILSEKELAASELSDAEGGAISLTLDMLDLDAPLPTDLLKDSRIVVIEVDSEVPSSIDRISKIGKKFPNLPIIAAVRNASLPLVRTLLKNGIADVIELPLSYSDLSEVLQQVLAGMKKDVKVETSPAKVISVIKSIGGVGASMIATQAASRYAEMHAADQGGTCLFDLDLQFGSIASYLGVNQPLNLSDLLDAGSRIDGELLQSVASTLPTGLNVIPAPAEIMPMESVNADQIYRIIDIASREYDTIFIDLPGNWTNWSVSLVARSDIVLLVVELTIASLRQAKRQLALLESQGISGNHVQVVVNRVEKKLFRSINLQDAEKAINYPVQHSLHNDYPLVSAAQDQGVLIDEIRRKSKISKDIEIILESIDETLGRTD; translated from the coding sequence TTGTCGCTCGATAACAACCATATTCATCTCATATTGTCGGAAAAGGAATTGGCCGCTTCAGAATTGTCCGATGCAGAGGGCGGAGCGATCTCCCTTACTCTCGATATGCTGGATCTCGATGCACCCTTGCCGACCGATTTGCTCAAGGACTCTCGAATCGTGGTTATCGAGGTGGATAGCGAAGTTCCCTCATCAATCGACCGGATTTCAAAAATCGGGAAAAAATTTCCTAACCTCCCGATTATTGCTGCTGTCCGCAATGCATCCTTGCCGCTCGTCCGCACTTTGCTCAAAAATGGCATAGCCGATGTGATCGAACTGCCGCTATCCTATTCCGACTTGTCGGAGGTTCTTCAGCAAGTTCTGGCTGGCATGAAGAAAGACGTAAAAGTCGAGACAAGCCCGGCAAAAGTCATTTCCGTAATCAAGAGCATCGGCGGGGTCGGTGCCAGCATGATCGCAACCCAGGCGGCCAGCCGATATGCGGAAATGCACGCCGCGGACCAAGGTGGAACCTGCCTTTTCGATCTTGATCTGCAATTTGGCAGCATAGCATCCTATTTGGGAGTCAATCAGCCGCTAAACCTTTCGGATCTGCTGGATGCCGGTTCCCGGATTGACGGCGAACTGTTGCAGTCTGTGGCATCCACTCTTCCGACAGGCTTGAACGTGATACCGGCGCCAGCGGAAATCATGCCGATGGAATCCGTAAATGCCGATCAGATTTACCGGATCATCGACATTGCATCCCGCGAATATGATACGATTTTCATCGACCTCCCAGGCAATTGGACCAACTGGTCCGTCTCGCTGGTCGCGCGGTCCGATATCGTCCTGCTTGTGGTAGAATTGACTATTGCCAGTCTGCGACAAGCGAAACGGCAACTCGCCCTGCTGGAAAGCCAAGGCATTTCCGGAAACCATGTGCAGGTTGTTGTCAACCGCGTCGAGAAAAAGCTGTTCCGCTCTATCAATTTGCAGGATGCCGAAAAGGCAATAAATTATCCTGTCCAGCATAGTCTCCACAACGACTATCCGCTGGTCAGTGCCGCACAGGATCAAGGCGTCCTGATCGACGAGATTCGCCGTAAGAGTAAAATCAGCAAAGATATCGAGATCATATTGGAAAGTATCGACGAAACTCTGGGACGGACTGACTGA
- a CDS encoding TadE/TadG family type IV pilus assembly protein, which produces MVLPILLIFLLGMMDVGRLMWDWNRAEKATQMGVRYAVATDIVPSALESYSFAISGSVLQGDPVPETAFPGIVCEAPGGTPACSCVTGGTCDSAYLSTVNATAFNNIVDRINLFKPDVAAENVVVEYGYSGLGFAGDPNGPDVAPLVTIRLQNLDFQPLLTQIFGTTITLPDFSAALTLEDGEGTYAN; this is translated from the coding sequence ATGGTTCTGCCGATCCTCCTTATATTTCTGCTTGGTATGATGGATGTTGGCCGGTTGATGTGGGACTGGAACCGGGCCGAAAAAGCCACCCAGATGGGTGTCCGCTATGCGGTCGCAACCGATATTGTCCCCTCGGCTCTTGAGTCCTATAGTTTTGCCATTAGCGGGTCGGTTCTGCAGGGAGACCCTGTACCCGAAACAGCTTTTCCCGGAATAGTGTGTGAAGCGCCTGGGGGAACACCGGCTTGCAGCTGCGTGACGGGTGGGACATGTGATAGTGCATATCTGTCAACGGTGAACGCCACAGCGTTCAACAATATCGTGGATCGTATCAATCTTTTCAAACCAGACGTTGCAGCCGAAAACGTGGTTGTTGAATATGGCTATTCCGGACTTGGTTTTGCAGGCGACCCCAATGGACCTGACGTTGCCCCTCTGGTAACGATCCGCCTGCAAAACCTCGACTTCCAGCCGCTTCTGACCCAGATTTTCGGCACCACCATAACCTTACCCGATTTCAGCGCCGCACTGACGCTGGAAGACGGTGAAGGCACTTATGCGAACTAG
- a CDS encoding TadE/TadG family type IV pilus assembly protein, translating into MMARLPLSLMQCTRGTAAAEMALATPMLIALMFGSFELGNYFLSEHVVVKAVRDGARYAGRLSFSEYDCANSANAARDDKIQNVVRTGQVTDVTPDKPRLRGWTNAIEDTTITVNVACSAATTGGIYKDKTGGAPVVTVTAAVPYSSLFGIVGLADPDLTLNAEAQATVNGI; encoded by the coding sequence ATGATGGCACGTTTACCCTTGTCCTTGATGCAATGTACGCGCGGTACTGCAGCGGCGGAAATGGCGCTGGCCACTCCGATGCTGATAGCCTTGATGTTCGGTTCGTTTGAACTCGGTAATTATTTCCTGAGCGAGCATGTCGTGGTCAAGGCGGTTCGCGATGGTGCGCGCTATGCCGGACGCTTGTCCTTCAGCGAATATGATTGCGCCAACTCCGCGAATGCAGCGCGTGACGACAAAATTCAAAATGTCGTGCGGACGGGGCAGGTGACGGACGTCACTCCTGACAAACCACGCTTGCGCGGATGGACCAATGCGATCGAGGATACGACCATCACGGTGAATGTTGCCTGCTCCGCGGCAACGACCGGGGGCATTTACAAGGACAAGACAGGCGGTGCGCCGGTAGTGACTGTTACCGCCGCGGTGCCGTATAGTTCGCTGTTCGGCATAGTCGGCCTCGCGGACCCGGATCTTACGTTGAATGCTGAAGCTCAGGCAACGGTGAACGGCATATGA